One window of the Desulfurellaceae bacterium genome contains the following:
- a CDS encoding SMP-30/gluconolactonase/LRE family protein, with translation GGFIRRVAGPLQHPNGIGLSPDGRTLLVAETFAAGLCAFPILGPGELGQRRPFGSLPSGYHPDGFCVDEDGYVLVCGVLGGGVVVFDPDGRQVDVLACEDKAVTNVAFGGPDYTTLYITESGLGRVVSRAWPRRGLVLFPDRTA, from the coding sequence GGCGGCTTCATTCGGCGGGTGGCCGGTCCCCTCCAGCATCCGAACGGGATCGGCCTCAGCCCGGACGGTAGGACGCTGCTGGTGGCCGAGACCTTTGCCGCCGGGTTATGTGCCTTTCCCATTCTCGGGCCTGGGGAGTTGGGCCAACGGCGCCCCTTTGGCAGCCTGCCCAGCGGCTACCATCCCGACGGTTTTTGTGTGGATGAGGACGGTTATGTGCTGGTGTGTGGGGTGCTGGGGGGCGGTGTTGTCGTCTTTGACCCGGATGGCCGGCAGGTCGATGTCCTGGCCTGTGAGGACAAGGCCGTCACCAACGTCGCGTTTGGCGGACCGGACTACACGACGCTGTACATCACCGAGTCGGGTCTGGGCCGGGTGGTGAGCCGAGCCTGGCCACGCCGGGGACTGGTGTTGTTTCCTGATCGGACGGCCTGA
- a CDS encoding nuclear transport factor 2 family protein gives MSAENEKKVTDFCLSLEDGELAKSVQYLSEDVDYHNMPWKPVSGHAGVRKVLDSFVEGDNNLLQKMDIKHTSSSGNTVMNERLETWAVGNVTVQLPVVGLFEFNAEGKICRWHDYFNAETMAPLTEEMKRVRG, from the coding sequence ATGAGCGCCGAGAACGAAAAGAAAGTCACCGACTTCTGCCTGTCTCTGGAAGACGGAGAGCTGGCCAAGAGCGTCCAATACCTGTCAGAGGATGTGGATTACCATAACATGCCCTGGAAACCGGTGAGCGGCCACGCCGGGGTGCGCAAGGTTCTGGACAGCTTTGTCGAGGGCGACAACAACCTGCTGCAGAAGATGGACATCAAACACACCTCCTCGTCCGGCAATACGGTCATGAACGAGCGGCTCGAAACCTGGGCGGTCGGCAATGTCACCGTCCAGCTGCCGGTGGTCGGCCTGTTTGAATTCAACGCCGAGGGCAAGATCTGCCGCTGGCACGACTATTTTAACGCCGAGACCATGGCCCCGCTGACCGAAGAGATGAAGCGCGTCCGGGGCTGA